In Ruminococcaceae bacterium R-25, one genomic interval encodes:
- a CDS encoding signal transduction histidine kinase, whose protein sequence is MRKAPFILLLILTFTAEALACYFTVTKMQDVKTDPVKVNECIYSITENYGDTSKYNTQLDYVIIGNGGELIYKTKDGLSESVNEAIKTRGLILDLTVDGEQVGKVIFDYSMDEQLSDVKSKIIMLFAIIGMLQIVILVIWYIYIRKNIISPFKNLNSFAARVAEGNLDMPLEMDKGHVFGAFTESFDLMRSELKKARIAEKKASDDKKEMVAKLSHDIKTPVASIKSTSEIGMAITKEERTKEMFGVINSKTDQIKSLVDNLFTSSVQDITEIDVNPGMQPSDIISGLIKNSDYLKRAGSFVIPECNVFIDKLRLQQVFDNIFMNSYKYADTVISVNPELTGDYLVIRISDEGPGVKEEELPLLKEKFRRGSNASDKDGAGLGLYLTNYFMEKMDGQLGLKNLDKGFEVSVYIRVV, encoded by the coding sequence ATGAGAAAAGCACCGTTTATCCTGTTACTTATCCTTACATTCACCGCCGAAGCTTTGGCGTGCTATTTTACTGTAACGAAGATGCAGGATGTGAAGACCGACCCTGTGAAGGTAAACGAGTGCATATATTCAATTACAGAAAATTACGGTGATACATCAAAGTATAATACACAGCTCGACTATGTCATTATCGGCAACGGCGGAGAGCTCATCTATAAGACAAAGGACGGCCTTTCTGAATCGGTAAACGAAGCGATAAAGACAAGGGGTCTCATATTAGACCTCACAGTAGACGGAGAGCAGGTAGGCAAGGTCATCTTCGACTACAGCATGGATGAACAGCTGTCTGATGTTAAGAGCAAGATAATTATGTTGTTCGCCATTATCGGCATGCTCCAGATAGTGATCCTTGTCATCTGGTATATCTATATAAGAAAGAACATCATATCACCATTTAAGAACCTTAATTCCTTTGCTGCAAGAGTTGCAGAGGGCAACCTCGACATGCCTCTTGAGATGGATAAAGGGCATGTCTTCGGCGCGTTTACTGAGAGCTTCGATCTCATGAGATCAGAGCTTAAGAAAGCGCGTATTGCAGAGAAAAAAGCGAGCGACGACAAGAAGGAAATGGTCGCAAAACTATCGCACGACATCAAGACTCCCGTAGCTTCCATCAAGTCCACATCTGAGATCGGAATGGCCATCACAAAAGAGGAAAGAACGAAGGAGATGTTCGGTGTTATCAACTCGAAAACCGATCAGATCAAATCACTTGTCGACAATCTTTTCACATCAAGCGTTCAGGACATAACCGAGATCGATGTTAATCCCGGGATGCAGCCTTCCGATATCATTTCGGGACTTATCAAAAATTCCGATTATCTTAAGCGTGCAGGTTCATTTGTCATTCCCGAATGCAACGTATTCATCGACAAATTAAGGCTCCAGCAGGTGTTCGATAATATCTTCATGAACTCATATAAATATGCGGATACAGTCATCAGTGTTAATCCTGAGCTCACCGGTGATTATCTTGTAATAAGGATCTCCGATGAAGGCCCCGGTGTTAAGGAAGAAGAGCTCCCGCTTCTCAAAGAAAAGTTCAGAAGAGGCAGCAACGCCAGCGACAAGGACGGTGCAGGTCTGGGCCTTTACCTTACTAATTACTTCATGGAAAAGATGGACGGACAGTTGGGACTTAAGAACCTGGATAAAGGTTTTGAAGTGTCAGTGTATATTAGAGTTGTTTAA
- a CDS encoding putative ABC transport system ATP-binding protein: MKNIIETKKLCKTFSNGGVQQHVLKNIDLEIYEGDFTIIMGASGAGKSTLLYSLSGMDKPTLGSVKFDGTDITKMNTDELAIFRRGNCGFVFQQVYLVDSMSVLDNIMAAGLLVFKDKKVLAKKAGELLKAVNIDETLWGKFPTQISGGEAQRVGIARALINDPKLVFADEPTGALNSQTGKAVLDTLTKFNEKGQSIVMVTHDISSARRGNRILYVKDGEIAGECNLGKYVTGDKERHQKLADFLATMGW; this comes from the coding sequence ATGAAAAACATTATTGAGACTAAGAAACTTTGCAAGACATTTTCCAACGGAGGCGTGCAGCAGCACGTTCTCAAGAATATCGATCTTGAGATCTATGAAGGCGATTTCACGATCATCATGGGCGCTTCAGGTGCAGGTAAGTCCACACTTCTTTATTCCCTTTCAGGAATGGATAAGCCGACATTAGGTTCAGTTAAGTTCGATGGCACAGACATCACAAAGATGAATACAGATGAGCTCGCTATCTTCAGAAGAGGCAACTGCGGTTTCGTTTTCCAGCAGGTATATCTCGTAGATTCTATGAGCGTTTTAGATAACATCATGGCAGCAGGACTTCTCGTGTTTAAGGATAAGAAAGTCCTTGCAAAGAAGGCAGGAGAACTTCTTAAGGCAGTTAATATCGATGAGACTCTCTGGGGCAAGTTCCCTACACAGATCTCAGGCGGTGAGGCTCAGAGAGTCGGTATCGCAAGAGCTTTGATCAACGATCCGAAGCTTGTTTTCGCTGACGAGCCTACAGGTGCTTTGAACTCACAGACAGGTAAGGCAGTTCTTGATACACTTACAAAGTTCAATGAGAAGGGCCAGTCGATCGTAATGGTTACACACGATATCTCAAGCGCAAGAAGAGGCAACCGCATCCTTTATGTTAAAGACGGTGAGATCGCAGGTGAGTGCAACCTTGGCAAGTATGTAACAGGTGACAAAGAGCGTCATCAGAAGTTAGCTGACTTCCTCGCAACGATGGGGTGGTAA
- a CDS encoding two-component system response regulator RegX3 has translation MRYDCLIIDDEQELANNTCEYFNMFDVKTAAVYSSAEANNFLSSNQTNLVLLDINLSDGSGFELCKKIRQTMNIPILFISARNTDDDKIIALNIGGDDYIEKPYSLGVLLAKVKVVLKRFASVSETEDTKSSDFDDGYLKTDSVNKTVYVNGVEKKITSIEWKLLEYLIENKNRLVTKVEIFDNVWNDRFTTDGTLNVHIRKIREAIEKDAQDPKYIVTVWKEGYKFVAPE, from the coding sequence ATGCGTTACGACTGCCTTATCATTGACGATGAGCAAGAACTTGCGAATAACACCTGTGAGTATTTCAATATGTTTGACGTTAAGACAGCTGCTGTTTATTCCAGCGCTGAAGCGAATAATTTCTTAAGTTCGAACCAGACAAATCTCGTTCTTCTTGATATTAACCTCTCTGACGGAAGCGGCTTTGAACTCTGCAAGAAGATCCGTCAGACAATGAATATTCCGATCCTTTTTATCTCTGCGAGAAATACCGATGACGACAAGATAATCGCGCTTAATATCGGAGGCGACGATTATATCGAAAAGCCATATTCTCTGGGCGTTCTGCTCGCCAAGGTAAAGGTCGTCTTAAAGCGTTTTGCATCGGTTTCCGAGACAGAAGATACTAAGAGCAGCGACTTCGATGACGGCTATCTTAAGACCGATTCAGTTAATAAGACTGTTTACGTAAACGGCGTCGAAAAGAAGATCACATCGATCGAGTGGAAACTTCTCGAATACCTTATCGAAAATAAAAACAGGCTTGTCACCAAGGTCGAGATTTTCGACAATGTATGGAACGACAGATTTACCACTGACGGAACACTTAATGTCCATATCAGAAAGATCAGGGAAGCGATCGAAAAGGATGCGCAGGATCCCAAGTATATCGTTACTGTATGGAAGGAAGGCTACAAGTTCGTAGCACCTGAATAA